In Nicotiana tabacum cultivar K326 chromosome 10, ASM71507v2, whole genome shotgun sequence, the DNA window ccttgtattacaaaagtgttaacggcttacatttatattatttagatagtaaatacaaaagtgatttttaattttgaccaatgttgacctgaaaagtgaccaactttggtcgctaattatacataattttaaattagcgaccaacgttggtcgttaaatttaaatcagatttatttatatttcatataatatttaaaatattaatattattgttaaacgttagaattgggtcccagattagcgatcaaagttggtctctattttaCTAAGcggccaactttggtcgctaaatttgaattatatttatttatattttataatttttttaaataatattataattattaaaattttataattgggtcccaaattagcgaccaaagttggtctctatctgtTTACTCTttatttagcgaccaactttggtcattaattttaaattttatttatttatattttataatttttttaaataatattataattattaaaattttataagtgggtcccctttagcgaccaacgttggtcgctaatctgagtatttctttgaccaagcaagtctgaccagtaaaattattattttattattttcaccagtttagcgaccaactttggtcggttttcttggctaaccaactttggtcgctaaattttgtCGCTCTTTACAGGAATTCCAGTAGTGCACCTCAGCATGAAGCATCAAATGACCTGTTCCTGATAGTCTCCAATATCGTTGAGTGATAATGTTAAAGTTATGTAACAGCAGCCTCTCAAAATTCATTCCATCTTTTGTTGTTCATCTTATTGGTCTCCATACAAACATTTCCCTTTGTTCATCTTGTAGGATTACACCGGGTATGTTGTTGTATTTATCTTTGTGGCAACCAATGCTAAATCTAACAATAACGATCTCTGGTGAACTACCTTATATGCTGTTGATGGACTTGCTTTTGTATATTCAAGCTTAAAATGTAGGATGCTAATATATATTCTTTAACATAAACTACTCTATTTTATCATGGTATTCATAGAATAGTTGAGTTACACGCAATTGttttagaaaagaaaagcaaCTCTACTTGTTCTTGTTGGATGACTTTTTTTTCTAGTATCACCCGTGCCGTTGAACGGTACTCGGCAGTTTGTTATACTCGTTCAATGTAGGAAGATGTACTACTAAGATACtctaagagaaatatttctaagCTCAATTCCATTACTTTTAGATTTTGATGAGTTGCTAATTAAGTTGGGACGAAGGCTTTGAgaagaacaactcaaaattaCTTTTCTTCAGTCCCATATGGACTTCATTAGTGGAATCCCAAAGGAAAGAAAAAGTATATTTTCAAGGAAATGTTAGAACTGGAATCATTTTCGTAACCTGGCTATAAAATATCATGTTAGGAATGCTTTTAGATCCCGCCATTTTAGTGTAAAAGTTATTTTGTGATTAAATAATATCCAACCAAAACATGGGATAAAGTTAATCCCAAACATTATCCGGGATTATTATTCTTATCCAATATTTTAAAAGGCTTTCTTGGGACTCGCCTCGAGGCTCGTCCGGGGTGGGGCACTATCAAAACCCCCGAGGCTCACGTATGGGGCTTAGTTCTGTGAAACTTACGCGCCAAGAGCCCAACTATGCGCCCGAAATATGCTTAATGCTCAATGCTTGGGGCTCGCCTAAAGTTCCTAACGCAAATTATGCGTCTAATTACCTAATTAGCACTGTTGACCTTCAAAACTCTTTAATAAATGAATGATTACAGTTCTATTCAtctataaaaatatgaaaatggagaGCAACTCAAAATAGTGAGTCATAGTATTTACATATTTACTAATTGAAAATATCGTAATGGGGAGTATCATTTGAAGTGTCAAATTTTGCATCATTACTTGCTATAGGTTGTCATATCTTTGTTTATGTCTCTCAAAAGTATCATAAATTTATTATTTCGCtatttgaaattaattttatatttattcaaaaggaataatattttaaattagaaatttgaagaaatttaatGATTATTAACTTTTAGATAGGTAAactttgtagtttgataatatttttaaccTTATTATGATTTTTTTAATCGTTTGGAGGATAAGACGTTTTAGTTGATTTTTATCTCATAGTAACTTTAACACTATTTCATTATTTATGTTAATAAAAAATgtcatatattttgtttttatgagtttttaaatcccttatatttttttaaattttttaatgtattttatatatttttatgattattttactattttatttatttatttataaatttaaaaatccatGAGGCATACGCCCTGTTTCGGGGCTTATACCTCACCTCAACGTTAAGTAAACGCCCACCTTAGATGGTTAATTATCGGTTACATAACACACAGCTCCAGGTACAAAAATCAACTTGACATGAGGGGGATTATTGCGAAATAAGGACTGTTTTTGTCTAGACACATTGGAATAGGAAGATAATTACAAAATTTTTGTCCTAATTACAAGAGTAACACATAGCAACTGTCAACCTCTATTTACAAGAACAAGTACACCAAACTCAAAATTAACTAATTACCAATCTAACTCAAATGCTTCATTAACCTATAGAGCAATTTGTACAATAAAACAACACCACCACCCTCAAAATTCTTGCACCATACACTACCAATATGCCTAGCAATCAAAGGGCACAAAATCATATAACTTAGTTTTTATACAAACATAGAGTCTGAGCTAGACGCAATGAGTTCTGTCGGATCGATTGCATATATTTTAGATCCGTCACTGGTCCCGTACCTGTACTCCTATACCCAATTCGGTCCGTGACCCCTTCATTTACCTAATCAATTTCTGCATGCTTCAACCCATCGATAACTATATATAGGGTCTCTGCCAGTCTATATATTCCTTGATTTCGCACCCCccaacccccaccccaccccaattCGGCCAGTGACCCCATCATTCTACCTAATCAATTTTGGAATGATACAGCCCCAGGGCTATGGGAAAAGATGTAGATCGATCGACCTAGATAGACAATTACATAGAGGGTCTCTACTAGCCTATATATTCTTTGATTCCCTCCCAAGAAAATATTATAACCTATGATGTCTGTTGCCAAAAACCAGAAAATAGACTTTGATGGGGCATGAGCTACATTATGCAATATGACACCTAGAAAGCAAATGAATTAATGGTCATTGAAGCTTAACTAGCTTTAATCATTTGCCCTCTTTGCATTTGAGTTTGAAGTTTCTCTTTAGCATGCCTCAGTGCATCAAGAACTTCTCTCACTGTAGCATCAAGAACAATTGGATCAATAGTTTGCTTTGTCTTTGGCAGATCCATAGGAACTAATGCCAATGAATTGTCCACATTGTCCTCTTGAAAATCcacttcatttcctccatttttgtcTTCCTCCTCAACTGAAGATTTCAATCTAGAACCATAATAACAAAAATGTTAGTACAAGAATATTGGATGGTTTCACATGAATAAAGACCTTAGAAAAGATAACATTATTCTTTATCTGCAAATTGAGTATGAATTTAACTTCAATATACAGACTCAAATCACCTAAAAGATAACTACAAGTATCATTCACAAAGGGTGGCATCCGtaacttgaaaaataatgaaGATTACCTATTATAACTAATTAAAATACACTGATTATAAAAAATGAATTATACTATCGctgtacaacaacaacatacccagttaTTCTCACAAGTAGGGTCTGGAGAAGCTAGGGTATGTACAGATAGGATAGTCTTACCCCTACCTGAAGCAGGTAGAGAGGCTAGAAGACCCTCGATTCAATTATATTGTTACCGTACAACAACAACATAATACCCAATGTATTCCCACAAGTAGGGTTTGGGAAGGGTAAGGTATAtgcaaccttacccctacctgaaGCAGGTAgggaggttgtttccgaaagacacTCGGCTTAATTACAATATCACTATAAAAAAAGGGGGAGGGGGGCAACGCggtacactaagctcccgctatgcgcggggtccggagaAGGGCCGGACTACAAGAGTCTATCGTACGCAGGCTTACcatgcatttctgcaagaggctgtttccacggctagACTCCCCTTCTATCAATTATACTATCACTGTATATAAATTAAATCTATTGAGTATACATACCTATTGGGATCTGTCTTTGAGAATTCAAATTCACTTGATTTAGCAGAATGTTCTTTTGCTGAAAGATTCTCATTGTCTTGGCTAGAAGTACTCATTTGTGAACCATCTTTCTCTAAATTGTCTGACTTTTCTTCAGATATTCTCTTCTGAATGAGCTCTGAACAATTAAGATTTTCATAGCTGGATTTTGTACTCCCAACTGATTCTTGACACTCCCTATCTTCTGATTGTTTGGCACTGCTGCAAGCTGTGGATGTTAGAGATGAAATTTCACTCTTTAAAAAGCTTGAATTCTCTGATTCATCAGAAACATAAGATATATTCTTGGATTCAAGCTTCTTTATCagaaatttcagcttcttctctGCGTTGTCCCTTGATTTAGTCTCTTCTTTCAACTTATTCTCCAGCTCAATCAGCTGTAATTTTCAAAGAATTACACCATGTTACTTCAagtaaaaaaattttttttttttttagatttataCCAACAACATAAGCACTTTTActtaaaaacaacaacaacatacttaGTTTAATCCCACATTGTAAGATCTGAGGATGGTAAAGTGTATATAGACCTTGTCCTTACCTTGCAGAGGTAAAGAGACTATTTCCGAGACACCCCGACTCAAGAAAAAACTTAAAAGAACGGAGGAATTGAATAAAAACCTTGGTTCCCATAATCTCTGCCTCTTCTTTTGCGTTTCTTGAAGCCACTCTTTCAGCTTGTAATCTTCCTCTTAGACATTCCACTGTTCTCAAAGtatcttcttcttccattttcttctcactgaaaaaaaaaacaaatcagaaaataCAGGGGCAGAGTCAACATTTTAAGCTTATGGGTTCGAGATTCTAATCATTTTAAGTTATTGGGttgtaaattaataatttatacatattcaataaattttttaCTACAAAAACAGGGTTTGAACCAAAGTTA includes these proteins:
- the LOC107766071 gene encoding uncharacterized protein LOC107766071 isoform X1, which encodes MTCEENADGKLSEKKMEEEDTLRTVECLRGRLQAERVASRNAKEEAEIMGTKLIELENKLKEETKSRDNAEKKLKFLIKKLESKNISYVSDESENSSFLKSEISSLTSTACSSAKQSEDRECQESVGSTKSSYENLNCSELIQKRISEEKSDNLEKDGSQMSTSSQDNENLSAKEHSAKSSEFEFSKTDPNRLKSSVEEEDKNGGNEVDFQEDNVDNSLALVPMDLPKTKQTIDPIVLDATVREVLDALRHAKEKLQTQMQRGQMIKAS
- the LOC107766071 gene encoding uncharacterized protein LOC107766071 isoform X2, which encodes MIKVEKKMEEEDTLRTVECLRGRLQAERVASRNAKEEAEIMGTKLIELENKLKEETKSRDNAEKKLKFLIKKLESKNISYVSDESENSSFLKSEISSLTSTACSSAKQSEDRECQESVGSTKSSYENLNCSELIQKRISEEKSDNLEKDGSQMSTSSQDNENLSAKEHSAKSSEFEFSKTDPNRLKSSVEEEDKNGGNEVDFQEDNVDNSLALVPMDLPKTKQTIDPIVLDATVREVLDALRHAKEKLQTQMQRGQMIKAS